One region of Streptococcus salivarius genomic DNA includes:
- a CDS encoding pullulanase, whose translation MKRNTQANDGKILRYSLRKYKLGLASVTIGAIFLSFSAVQVVKADEAVSTTESSTQVEPADSSLTTSGLVTETPAAPVTAESTSVSKANEPVSLPEENTSPTETTKLTETSENTPKTVSTNNSQALTNASENPIAEGTIRLHFQELPSQDKSSLGLWTWDDVETPSSQKGTWPTGATSFAEAKQDDYGVYLDVKLSSAPKKLSFLINNSAGTNLSGDKSVEILSPQMNEAWIDKDFQVYSYQPIPQDHVRINYFRTDGDYSNKSVWYWGDVKDAPSNWPDGVNFQPNGKYGAYLDIPLTQAAKSIGFLLLDESKTGDDVKIQPNDYKFSDLKKSRQLFVRDTDPTVYTNPYFVKDVRLTGVQQLSPSKIELSFTNLDEVSSEDILKDLKVTDKDGNSVTLKQLDLDAKLKKATLTGDFAAENLPYKVTLGSDSFKTSESWQLKDALYSYDGELGARLEENGTKAHVTLWSPSADQVDIIVYDKNNQDKVLAEHALSKGPRGTWQADLLATDFGLENLTGYFYQYRIKRGDQSVIVLDPYAKSLAAWNSDDANKGPEHKIAKAAFVDPANYGPKDLDYAKIPNFKSREDAIIYEAHVRDFTSDKAISTELRHQFGTFAAFAERLDYLKDLGVTHIQLLPVLSYYFVNELQNGKRLAAYASSDSNYNWGYDPQNYFSLTGMYSENPSDPAKRIEEFKNLVAAIHAHGMGVILDVVYNHTAKTAIFEDLEPNYYHFMDADGTPRSSFGGGRLGTTHYMSRRVLVDSIAYLTKEYKVDGFRFDMMGDHDAESIEQAYNTARALNPNLIMLGEGWVTYAGDENSPVQPADQSWMKDTDTVAVFSDDIRNTLKSGYPNEGTPAFITGGKRDINKVFDNIKAQPTNFEADSPGDVIQYIAAHDNLTLFDIIAQSIKKDPSKPENNAEIHRRLRLGNLMVLTAQGTPFIHSGQEYGRTKQFRDPAYRYPVSEDKVPNKSHLLVDEKGNPFDYPYFIHDSYDSSDAVNHFDWTKATDSQAFPENTKTRAFTKGLIALRKSTDAFNFKSKADVDARVTLLTVPGQDNVAQEDLVLGYQTIASNGDRYLVYVNADSQARQFDLSKLTNGLSYMVLADGNQVNLSGISELSGVAINNHILTLDPLTATIIRLTNAQTPTEEVAKPSEKTVSFGGKDTEVTKTRVKTSSPEDLVGDVELVAHGNNQAKTEASRQTDKQLPSTGEKTNRGLFVTGLLSILSLGFLRKRRTK comes from the coding sequence ATGAAAAGAAATACTCAAGCTAATGATGGAAAAATCCTTCGTTATAGCCTTCGCAAGTACAAGTTAGGTTTGGCTTCTGTAACCATTGGAGCTATTTTTTTGAGCTTTTCTGCTGTTCAAGTCGTCAAGGCAGATGAAGCAGTATCAACGACCGAATCAAGCACACAGGTAGAACCAGCTGATTCGAGTCTTACTACCAGTGGTCTAGTAACTGAAACGCCAGCAGCTCCTGTAACAGCTGAGAGTACCTCTGTTTCCAAGGCAAATGAGCCAGTTTCTCTTCCAGAAGAAAATACTAGCCCTACTGAGACTACCAAGCTAACTGAAACTAGCGAAAACACGCCAAAAACAGTAAGTACTAATAATAGTCAAGCTCTTACGAATGCGTCTGAAAATCCTATTGCTGAGGGGACTATTCGCTTGCATTTCCAAGAGTTGCCAAGTCAAGACAAGTCGTCTCTTGGTCTTTGGACTTGGGATGATGTTGAGACACCATCATCTCAGAAGGGGACCTGGCCGACAGGGGCAACCTCATTTGCTGAAGCCAAACAGGATGATTATGGTGTCTATTTAGATGTGAAGTTGTCTTCAGCACCTAAAAAACTTAGCTTCTTGATTAATAATTCTGCTGGAACGAACCTTTCAGGGGATAAATCAGTCGAAATTCTTAGCCCTCAAATGAATGAGGCCTGGATTGACAAAGATTTCCAAGTTTACAGCTATCAACCTATCCCTCAAGACCACGTTCGTATCAATTATTTCCGTACGGATGGTGACTATAGCAATAAGTCTGTCTGGTATTGGGGTGATGTTAAGGACGCTCCAAGTAATTGGCCTGATGGTGTCAATTTCCAACCGAATGGTAAGTATGGTGCCTACTTAGATATTCCACTAACACAAGCGGCAAAATCGATAGGATTTTTACTCTTAGATGAGAGCAAAACTGGAGATGATGTGAAAATTCAACCAAATGATTATAAATTTAGTGACTTGAAAAAATCTCGTCAGCTTTTCGTACGAGATACTGATCCGACAGTCTACACCAACCCTTACTTTGTCAAGGATGTGCGTTTGACTGGGGTTCAGCAGCTTAGTCCAAGCAAAATCGAACTTAGCTTCACCAACTTAGACGAGGTCTCATCTGAGGATATTCTTAAAGACCTTAAGGTGACGGATAAGGATGGTAACAGTGTCACTCTTAAACAGCTTGACTTGGATGCTAAACTTAAAAAAGCTACTTTAACAGGTGATTTTGCTGCAGAAAATCTGCCTTACAAGGTCACTTTGGGCAGTGATAGTTTTAAAACATCTGAGAGCTGGCAATTAAAGGATGCCCTCTACAGTTATGATGGTGAGTTGGGTGCTCGACTAGAAGAAAATGGTACTAAGGCACATGTGACACTTTGGTCACCAAGTGCTGATCAAGTAGACATCATTGTCTATGATAAGAATAATCAAGACAAGGTGCTGGCTGAACACGCTCTAAGCAAAGGCCCTAGAGGTACTTGGCAAGCTGACCTCCTTGCGACTGATTTTGGCCTTGAAAACTTAACTGGTTATTTCTATCAATACCGCATTAAACGTGGAGATCAGTCAGTAATTGTTCTTGATCCTTATGCGAAATCTCTGGCAGCTTGGAATAGTGACGATGCCAACAAGGGACCTGAACACAAGATTGCCAAGGCTGCCTTTGTAGATCCTGCTAATTATGGACCAAAAGACCTTGACTACGCTAAGATTCCTAACTTTAAATCTCGAGAAGATGCCATCATTTATGAGGCTCATGTCCGAGATTTCACCTCTGACAAGGCTATCTCAACTGAATTGAGGCACCAGTTTGGTACTTTTGCAGCCTTTGCGGAGCGTTTGGATTATCTTAAAGACCTTGGGGTTACTCATATTCAGCTTTTGCCAGTATTGAGCTACTATTTTGTTAATGAATTGCAAAATGGCAAGCGTTTGGCTGCCTATGCATCAAGCGATAGTAACTACAACTGGGGCTATGACCCACAAAACTATTTCTCTTTGACGGGTATGTATTCTGAAAACCCTAGTGATCCAGCTAAACGTATTGAAGAATTCAAGAATTTAGTTGCAGCTATCCATGCCCATGGTATGGGTGTTATCTTGGATGTGGTTTACAATCATACAGCCAAGACAGCTATTTTTGAAGACCTTGAGCCAAATTACTATCACTTTATGGATGCTGATGGCACTCCTCGTTCGAGTTTTGGAGGCGGTCGTCTAGGTACGACTCACTATATGAGCCGTCGTGTCTTGGTGGATTCCATTGCTTATTTGACTAAGGAATATAAAGTAGATGGTTTCCGTTTTGATATGATGGGTGACCATGATGCTGAAAGTATCGAGCAAGCATACAATACTGCACGCGCCCTTAATCCAAATCTCATTATGCTTGGTGAGGGTTGGGTGACTTATGCTGGTGATGAAAATAGCCCTGTTCAGCCTGCCGATCAGTCTTGGATGAAAGACACAGATACCGTAGCTGTATTTTCAGATGATATTCGAAATACCCTCAAATCAGGTTATCCAAACGAGGGAACACCGGCCTTCATCACAGGTGGAAAACGTGATATTAATAAGGTTTTTGATAATATCAAGGCACAGCCAACTAACTTTGAGGCTGATTCACCAGGAGATGTTATTCAGTATATTGCTGCTCATGATAATTTGACCCTTTTTGATATCATCGCCCAATCAATCAAGAAGGATCCAAGCAAGCCTGAGAATAATGCTGAAATTCATCGTCGTTTGCGTCTAGGAAACCTCATGGTCTTGACTGCTCAGGGAACACCATTTATTCACTCTGGTCAGGAATACGGCCGCACCAAACAGTTCCGTGATCCTGCCTACCGTTATCCTGTATCTGAGGACAAGGTGCCGAACAAGTCGCACCTCTTAGTTGATGAAAAGGGCAATCCATTTGATTATCCTTACTTCATCCATGATTCTTATGATTCAAGTGATGCGGTTAACCATTTTGACTGGACTAAGGCGACTGATAGCCAGGCCTTCCCAGAAAATACGAAAACGCGTGCCTTTACCAAAGGGTTAATTGCCTTACGTAAGTCGACGGATGCCTTCAATTTCAAATCAAAAGCAGATGTGGATGCCCGTGTGACACTATTGACGGTTCCAGGTCAGGACAATGTTGCTCAAGAGGATTTGGTATTAGGATACCAAACAATTGCTTCCAATGGAGACCGTTACCTTGTCTATGTCAATGCTGATAGCCAGGCTCGTCAGTTTGATTTGAGCAAGCTTACAAATGGTCTATCCTATATGGTTTTAGCAGATGGCAATCAAGTTAATCTATCTGGAATTAGTGAGCTATCAGGTGTTGCGATCAACAATCACATCTTGACCTTGGACCCACTAACAGCGACGATTATTCGTTTAACCAATGCTCAGACACCAACTGAGGAAGTAGCTAAGCCTTCTGAGAAGACTGTGTCATTTGGTGGCAAAGATACTGAGGTAACTAAAACAAGAGTCAAGACCTCAAGTCCAGAGGACCTTGTCGGAGATGTAGAGCTTGTTGCTCATGGCAATAATCAGGCTAAGACTGAAGCTAGTCGTCAAACTGATAAGCAACTGCCATCCACTGGTGAAAAGACAAATCGTGGACTCTTTGTAACAGGTCTCTTAAGTATTCTTAGCCTAGGATTCCTTCGAAAACGTCGGACAAAATAA
- the efeO gene encoding iron uptake system protein EfeO — protein sequence MKKLSKLGVVLLASGLLLTACAKSGNSSNSSSTSSKLTASEQKQLKQATSDYKTFVEGEIDQLLKDTEGFSETLKSGNLEEAKKQYPLIRMAYERSEPIAESFGESDVKIDYRLVDYMDENKSEDGWSGFHRIERIMWQDNTTEGTAAYVDQLVNDIKELKAKIATVKVTPDIMLTGAVDLLNEVATQKITGEEEVFSHTDLYDFRANIEGAEKIFELFKPLIQKKDAKLVKTLETEFKNVNGLLDKHMTDEKNYKSYTDLSEADTKELAEAVTKLGEPLSQMGVILDGK from the coding sequence ATGAAAAAACTTAGCAAACTTGGTGTTGTTCTTTTGGCATCAGGACTTTTATTGACGGCTTGTGCCAAATCTGGTAATTCAAGTAATTCAAGCTCAACTAGCTCAAAACTCACAGCCAGTGAGCAAAAGCAATTGAAGCAGGCCACAAGTGATTATAAGACTTTCGTAGAAGGCGAAATTGATCAGCTTTTGAAAGATACTGAAGGATTCAGTGAAACCCTCAAGTCAGGAAATCTTGAAGAAGCTAAGAAACAATACCCATTGATTCGTATGGCTTACGAGCGTTCAGAACCGATTGCAGAAAGCTTTGGTGAGTCTGACGTGAAAATCGACTACCGTTTGGTTGATTACATGGACGAAAATAAATCAGAAGACGGTTGGTCAGGGTTCCACCGTATCGAACGTATCATGTGGCAAGACAACACGACAGAGGGTACAGCTGCCTATGTAGATCAATTGGTTAACGATATTAAGGAACTCAAAGCTAAAATTGCAACTGTTAAAGTTACTCCAGATATCATGTTGACAGGTGCTGTTGACCTTCTGAACGAAGTAGCAACTCAAAAGATTACAGGTGAAGAAGAGGTCTTCTCACATACTGATCTTTACGACTTCCGTGCCAATATTGAAGGGGCAGAAAAAATCTTTGAACTTTTCAAGCCGTTGATCCAAAAGAAAGATGCTAAACTTGTGAAGACTCTGGAAACTGAATTCAAGAATGTGAATGGTCTTTTGGACAAACACATGACTGATGAGAAAAACTATAAGTCTTATACAGATTTGAGTGAGGCAGATACTAAGGAATTGGCCGAAGCTGTAACTAAACTTGGTGAACCATTATCACAAATGGGTGTTATCCTAGATGGGAAATAA
- the efeB gene encoding iron uptake transporter deferrochelatase/peroxidase subunit: protein MTDEKFLDQKMDRREFLKKAGIGGAGLALGLSGASAFFANQDSSSKKAYDGDEDISFFGKHQAGITTPMQKACYLVVLDLHTTDKKEVIQLFKDWTDYSSKLVEGELVKKDGSNALLPPTDTGETVGLNPYRLSLTFGVSADFLKKLGLESKRPKLFRDLPPFPKEQLQDKYTGGDIVIQACADDEQVAFHAVRNLIRKGRNKITMKWSKSGFAAIGDRKETPRNLFGFKDGTANVTTEKEFDKVVWTDSKDWMKGGSYMALRLVQMHLETWDRTNLQEQENTFGRYKESGAPFGKKDEFDEVDLSKLPVDSHVRLAKEVDLPILRRSYSYSDGIDERTGQFDSGLIFIAYQKDPDRFVKIQTNLGAVDKMNEYITHIGSGLFACFAGVEKGGYLGQALFE from the coding sequence ATGACTGACGAAAAATTTTTAGATCAAAAAATGGACCGTCGTGAATTTCTTAAAAAAGCAGGTATTGGAGGGGCTGGGCTTGCGCTTGGTCTTTCTGGTGCATCTGCTTTTTTCGCTAATCAGGATAGTTCAAGTAAAAAGGCTTATGATGGTGATGAAGATATTAGCTTCTTTGGCAAGCACCAAGCTGGGATTACGACTCCTATGCAGAAGGCTTGCTACTTGGTGGTGCTAGATCTTCATACAACCGATAAAAAAGAAGTCATCCAGCTTTTTAAAGACTGGACCGATTATAGTAGTAAATTAGTAGAAGGTGAGCTAGTAAAAAAGGATGGTTCTAATGCCCTCTTGCCTCCTACGGATACAGGCGAAACGGTGGGACTCAATCCCTATCGCCTGAGTCTGACTTTTGGAGTTTCGGCTGATTTTCTTAAAAAACTTGGTTTAGAATCCAAACGTCCTAAGCTCTTCCGTGATTTGCCTCCATTTCCTAAGGAGCAGTTGCAGGACAAGTATACGGGTGGTGATATCGTGATTCAAGCCTGTGCAGACGATGAACAAGTAGCTTTCCACGCTGTTCGCAATTTGATTCGCAAAGGTCGTAATAAAATTACCATGAAGTGGAGTAAATCAGGTTTTGCTGCAATTGGAGACCGCAAGGAAACGCCTCGAAATCTCTTTGGCTTCAAGGACGGTACTGCCAATGTTACGACGGAAAAGGAATTCGACAAGGTTGTCTGGACTGATAGTAAAGATTGGATGAAGGGTGGCTCTTATATGGCTCTTCGTCTGGTACAGATGCATTTGGAGACTTGGGATCGTACTAATTTGCAGGAACAAGAAAACACCTTTGGTCGTTACAAGGAATCAGGTGCTCCCTTTGGTAAGAAAGATGAGTTTGACGAAGTAGATTTGTCAAAATTACCAGTCGATTCGCATGTCCGTTTGGCTAAAGAAGTAGACCTTCCTATCTTACGTCGTTCATATTCCTATTCAGATGGCATTGATGAGAGAACTGGCCAGTTTGATTCAGGTTTGATTTTCATTGCCTACCAAAAGGATCCAGACCGTTTTGTTAAAATTCAGACCAATCTTGGTGCTGTAGACAAGATGAACGAGTACATCACCCATATCGGAAGTGGGCTCTTTGCTTGCTTTGCTGGCGTGGAGAAAGGAGGCTACCTTGGTCAAGCACTCTTTGAATAA
- a CDS encoding FTR1 family iron permease produces the protein MVKHSLNKLLVLLGLLALFWTYPVAAESYSDLYIKITDATTAVQNKDQAKAKELVAEIKTDFETKENHDSKAGKKVSKALDIKGDVTEEDLTSISSALLKFEKEQNPVDLDAEKEKLETRLEPYFKNLQDAITAKDLAATRKTYSELNNAWTRNEAVVRDHSTAYYGKIETAISLLRSSIETEPTDFTSIQSSYDDLKGGIDDFIKGVPLDSTSTSLTLKDGIKLLEKALGQFQAGDDKTAAATMKKFITIWPTIEGDVSTTNPSLYTRVESETPVIMVKGKEKVYRDKLQALITDLSAIDTSASYNAFDAMLILLREGVEALLIVMALVTTLKAAKMRKGLKWVYGGAIAGVLASAVIAVILQVVFPAVTSGANREIIEGGVGIFAVAMMILIGVWLHSKSSVKQWNDFMDRQMKTVTATGSFVSMFALSFLAVFREGAETILFYVGIIPRITTANFLIGIALAIAVLVIIAVAMTKASHYIKPHRIFFILTWLIYALAFKMLGVSVHALQLTNMMSNHLISGFPTIDWAGIYPSWEVLIPQLIFIAIIVFVTVKQHGKK, from the coding sequence TTGGTCAAGCACTCTTTGAATAAACTCCTCGTTTTACTTGGGCTTTTAGCCTTATTCTGGACCTATCCAGTAGCTGCTGAATCATACAGTGACCTCTATATCAAAATTACAGATGCGACAACAGCTGTTCAAAATAAAGATCAAGCTAAAGCTAAGGAATTGGTTGCTGAGATTAAGACTGATTTCGAAACAAAAGAAAATCACGATTCCAAGGCAGGTAAAAAAGTTAGCAAGGCTCTTGATATTAAGGGTGACGTGACAGAAGAGGACCTAACCTCCATTTCGTCAGCCCTTCTTAAATTTGAGAAAGAGCAAAATCCTGTTGATTTAGATGCCGAAAAGGAAAAACTTGAAACACGCCTAGAGCCTTATTTCAAAAACTTACAGGATGCCATTACGGCCAAAGACCTGGCTGCAACACGCAAAACTTACAGTGAATTAAATAATGCTTGGACGCGAAATGAAGCTGTTGTCCGTGACCACAGTACTGCCTACTACGGCAAGATTGAGACGGCCATTTCACTTTTGCGAAGTAGCATTGAGACGGAGCCTACTGATTTCACCAGCATCCAGTCATCTTATGATGATCTCAAGGGTGGGATTGATGACTTTATCAAGGGTGTCCCTCTTGATAGCACAAGCACAAGTTTAACCCTAAAAGATGGTATTAAGCTCTTGGAAAAGGCTCTAGGTCAATTCCAAGCAGGTGATGACAAAACGGCTGCGGCAACTATGAAGAAGTTCATCACTATCTGGCCAACCATTGAAGGCGATGTAAGCACAACTAATCCAAGCCTTTATACGCGTGTGGAAAGTGAAACACCTGTTATCATGGTTAAGGGAAAAGAAAAAGTTTATCGGGACAAACTGCAAGCCTTGATTACAGACTTATCAGCTATCGATACCAGTGCTTCTTATAATGCCTTTGATGCCATGTTGATTCTCTTACGTGAAGGGGTTGAAGCCCTCCTCATTGTTATGGCCCTTGTGACTACTCTTAAGGCAGCCAAGATGCGTAAGGGACTCAAATGGGTTTATGGCGGAGCCATTGCTGGTGTTCTTGCTAGCGCAGTTATAGCTGTTATCTTACAAGTTGTCTTTCCAGCTGTGACCTCGGGGGCTAACCGTGAAATTATTGAAGGTGGCGTTGGTATCTTTGCAGTTGCGATGATGATTCTGATTGGAGTTTGGCTCCATAGCAAGTCTTCAGTCAAACAGTGGAATGACTTTATGGACCGCCAGATGAAGACGGTGACGGCTACTGGAAGCTTTGTGTCCATGTTTGCACTCAGTTTCTTGGCTGTCTTCCGTGAAGGGGCCGAGACTATTCTTTTCTATGTCGGTATTATTCCACGTATCACGACAGCTAATTTCTTGATTGGTATTGCTCTAGCTATTGCAGTTCTTGTTATCATTGCTGTGGCTATGACTAAAGCGAGTCACTATATTAAACCGCACCGCATTTTCTTTATTTTGACTTGGTTGATTTATGCCTTGGCCTTCAAGATGCTCGGTGTCAGTGTTCATGCCCTTCAGTTAACTAATATGATGTCTAATCATTTGATTAGTGGTTTCCCAACCATTGATTGGGCTGGTATCTATCCAAGCTGGGAAGTCTTGATTCCACAACTTATCTTTATTGCTATTATTGTCTTTGTGACGGTGAAACAGCATGGCAAGAAATAA
- the tatC gene encoding twin-arginine translocase subunit TatC: MARNKDEMTIVEHLVEFRRRFIAVVLCFFLVFCITLLFAGQLYAYLTRGFDKPLLVLGPNDILWIYINLASLMAFTVTLPFTTYQIWQFVKPGLRDNEARAIFAYIPATFVCFVLGLAFGYYFVSPAILEVLLKLGEGLFNTQITAQNYLSFLLHTTVPLAVLFELPVVVSFLTSIGIITPVFLTHYRRYAYFILLVLAVILTPADFISDLAMTAPLILLYEVSVTLSKFIYKRKQRKYKDK; the protein is encoded by the coding sequence ATGGCAAGAAATAAAGATGAGATGACTATTGTTGAGCATCTGGTGGAATTTCGGAGACGTTTCATTGCAGTAGTGTTATGCTTTTTCCTAGTTTTTTGTATTACTCTGTTGTTTGCTGGGCAACTCTATGCTTATCTAACCAGAGGATTTGACAAGCCTTTATTAGTTCTAGGGCCTAACGATATTCTTTGGATTTACATTAACTTGGCTAGTCTCATGGCTTTTACGGTCACTTTGCCTTTCACCACCTACCAGATTTGGCAGTTTGTGAAACCAGGTTTGAGGGACAATGAAGCGCGTGCTATCTTTGCTTATATCCCAGCAACTTTTGTCTGTTTTGTATTGGGTTTGGCTTTTGGTTATTATTTTGTTAGTCCAGCTATCTTAGAAGTGCTTTTAAAACTAGGCGAAGGGCTCTTTAATACACAAATTACAGCACAGAACTACCTTAGTTTTTTACTGCATACGACAGTGCCTTTAGCTGTTCTCTTTGAACTTCCCGTAGTTGTGAGTTTTTTGACATCTATCGGCATAATAACACCAGTTTTTCTGACACACTATAGACGCTATGCTTACTTTATTCTCTTGGTTTTGGCGGTCATTCTAACACCAGCTGACTTTATCAGTGACCTGGCCATGACGGCACCCTTAATCTTGCTTTATGAAGTTAGCGTAACTCTAAGTAAGTTCATTTATAAACGCAAACAAAGAAAATATAAAGATAAATAG